One Burkholderia sp. PAMC 26561 genomic window carries:
- a CDS encoding LysR family transcriptional regulator — protein sequence MELRSLRYFVEVVKQKSFTAAAEKMFVTQPTISKMVKSLEDEIGSPLLLRESRQMVLTDAGQIVYQRGLEVLAAHAQLEAELNDLGKLGRGTLTIGIPPMGGSLFTPAIAAFKKRYPKVELKLFERGSKAIEAALIDGELELGGVLEPVDLATFDVLPVSRQLLWLVAQKGSRWDTMTDVPLADLASESFVFYGESLALSDLVLNACREVGFTPSIVSRSGHWDFMAALVQAGVGIALLPAPYCRRLDVNAFTCRPVVDPEIHWDMAVGWRRNGYLSNAARAWLEVARQALPANLGDDFLQGAAARFPARVRDASSR from the coding sequence ATGGAGCTGCGATCGTTGCGGTATTTCGTTGAGGTCGTGAAGCAGAAAAGCTTCACCGCGGCTGCGGAAAAGATGTTTGTCACGCAGCCGACCATCAGCAAGATGGTGAAGTCGCTCGAGGACGAAATCGGCTCCCCGTTGCTATTGCGCGAAAGCCGCCAGATGGTCCTCACCGACGCCGGCCAGATCGTCTATCAGCGCGGACTCGAAGTCCTCGCGGCGCACGCGCAACTCGAAGCCGAACTCAACGATCTCGGCAAACTCGGGCGCGGCACGCTGACCATCGGAATCCCGCCGATGGGCGGATCGCTGTTCACGCCGGCCATCGCGGCGTTTAAAAAGCGTTATCCAAAGGTGGAGCTGAAGCTGTTCGAGCGCGGGTCGAAGGCCATCGAGGCTGCTTTGATCGATGGTGAACTGGAACTCGGCGGTGTGCTGGAACCCGTGGATCTCGCCACGTTCGATGTGCTGCCCGTCAGCCGGCAATTGCTGTGGCTCGTCGCGCAGAAGGGTTCGCGCTGGGACACGATGACTGACGTGCCGCTCGCCGATCTGGCATCGGAATCGTTCGTTTTTTACGGCGAAAGTCTCGCGTTGTCGGATCTGGTGTTGAACGCGTGCCGCGAAGTGGGGTTCACGCCGTCCATTGTCAGCCGCAGCGGGCATTGGGACTTCATGGCAGCGTTGGTGCAGGCCGGCGTTGGCATTGCGTTGCTGCCGGCGCCGTATTGCCGCCGCCTGGATGTCAACGCGTTCACCTGTCGTCCCGTGGTCGATCCGGAAATCCACTGGGACATGGCGGTTGGCTGGCGGCGCAACGGATATCTGTCGAACGCGGCACGCGCGTGGCTGGAAGTCGCCCGCCAGGCATTGCCGGCGAATCTGGGCGATGACTTCCTGCAGGGCGCGGCGGCACGATTCCCGGCGCGCGTGCGCGACGCTTCATCGAGATAA
- a CDS encoding CidA/LrgA family protein, whose protein sequence is MIVLAAILPLSKFVTRTRAPLGRFMRIALQSAALAGIWLVADLAARTFHLPVPGGVIGLLALLALLFCGGIAPRWVKAGADWLLTDMLLFFIPAAVAAVQYGGLFREDGWRLALVVVFGTLMVMIAVAFAVEQASKLERRLQLRRITSARQAARG, encoded by the coding sequence ATGATCGTTCTCGCCGCCATTTTGCCGTTATCAAAATTCGTCACCCGCACTCGGGCGCCGCTTGGCCGGTTCATGCGGATCGCATTGCAGAGCGCCGCACTGGCGGGCATCTGGCTGGTCGCCGATCTCGCCGCGCGCACCTTCCATTTGCCGGTTCCGGGTGGTGTTATCGGTTTGCTGGCGTTGCTCGCGCTGTTGTTTTGCGGCGGGATTGCGCCGCGCTGGGTGAAGGCCGGCGCAGATTGGCTGTTGACGGACATGCTGCTGTTTTTCATTCCCGCCGCGGTGGCTGCCGTCCAGTACGGCGGCCTGTTTCGCGAAGACGGCTGGCGCCTCGCGCTGGTCGTGGTGTTCGGCACGCTCATGGTCATGATCGCGGTGGCATTTGCCGTCGAACAGGCGTCGAAGCTCGAACGCCGCCTGCAACTGCGCCGCATCACGAGCGCCCGCCAGGCCGCGCGCGGCTGA
- a CDS encoding LrgB family protein: MPHFYDSLLSDDTAGLIAAGCFVLTVALYFGLKRLYARFRRPLLTPMLTVPAVLVVIVMAARIPYSVYFADTRWLMWLLGPATVAFAVPIYEYRHLLKKHWLSLSVGVTVGILVGVGGSLALAKLLHLSPELQRSLSTRSVSTPFALAVSDKLHAPKDLTALFVIATGVVGMLFGEIVLALVPLRARLARGALFGAAAHGVGTAKARELGNEEGVVASLTMMISGVVMVLLAPLLTFLPF, encoded by the coding sequence ATGCCACACTTCTACGATTCCCTTTTGTCCGATGACACCGCCGGCCTCATTGCGGCGGGTTGCTTCGTGCTGACCGTGGCGTTGTACTTCGGGTTGAAGCGGCTATACGCCCGATTCCGCCGGCCCTTGCTCACGCCCATGCTGACCGTCCCCGCCGTGCTTGTGGTGATCGTCATGGCTGCGCGCATTCCGTACTCCGTTTATTTCGCCGATACCCGCTGGCTGATGTGGCTGCTCGGCCCGGCCACCGTGGCCTTTGCCGTCCCGATCTACGAGTACAGGCATCTGCTGAAAAAGCATTGGTTGTCGTTATCGGTGGGTGTGACGGTCGGCATTCTGGTGGGCGTCGGCGGGTCGCTGGCGCTGGCGAAGCTGCTGCATTTATCGCCGGAATTGCAGCGCAGCCTGTCTACGCGTTCGGTTTCCACCCCTTTCGCGCTTGCCGTTTCCGACAAACTCCACGCGCCGAAAGACCTCACCGCCTTGTTCGTGATTGCCACCGGCGTGGTGGGCATGCTTTTCGGTGAAATCGTGCTGGCGCTCGTGCCGTTGCGCGCCCGGCTTGCCCGCGGCGCGCTGTTCGGCGCCGCAGCGCATGGGGTGGGCACGGCGAAAGCGCGCGAACTCGGCAACGAAGAGGGCGTCGTGGCCAGTCTGACCATGATGATTTCCGGCGTTGTCATGGTTTTGCTCGCGCCCTTGCTGACTTTCTTGCCCTTTTAA
- the metF gene encoding methylenetetrahydrofolate reductase [NAD(P)H] codes for MKPIELSFEFFPPKTLEGIEKLRATGAQLKTLNPKFVSVTFGAGGSTQQGTLDTVLEMMKQGLEAAPHLSCIGSSKDSLRGILGGYREHGIRHIVALRGDLPSGMGEVGELRYASELVSFIRAEHGDWFNIEVAAYPEYHPQARSPKSDLDNFVRKVQAGANSAITQYFFNADAYFRFVDDARKLGVDVPIVPGIMPITNFSQLMRFSEMCGAEVPKWIARRLESFGDDKESIRAFGLDVVTGLCERLVKEGAPGLHFYTLNGAAASKTIWERLKLQGR; via the coding sequence ATGAAACCGATCGAACTCTCATTCGAGTTCTTCCCGCCGAAGACGCTGGAAGGAATCGAGAAATTGCGCGCCACCGGCGCGCAGCTCAAGACGCTCAATCCGAAGTTCGTCTCCGTGACGTTCGGCGCGGGTGGTTCCACGCAGCAAGGCACGCTCGATACCGTCCTCGAAATGATGAAGCAGGGACTCGAGGCGGCGCCGCATTTGTCGTGCATCGGGTCATCGAAGGATAGTCTTCGCGGGATTCTCGGCGGGTATCGCGAGCACGGTATCCGGCACATTGTCGCGTTGCGCGGCGACTTGCCCTCGGGCATGGGCGAAGTCGGCGAGTTGCGATATGCGTCGGAACTCGTGAGCTTCATTCGCGCCGAGCATGGGGACTGGTTCAACATCGAAGTCGCCGCTTATCCGGAATACCATCCGCAGGCGCGCTCGCCGAAATCCGATCTGGATAACTTCGTGCGCAAGGTGCAAGCGGGCGCGAATTCGGCGATCACGCAGTACTTCTTCAACGCGGACGCGTATTTCCGTTTCGTCGATGACGCCCGCAAGCTGGGCGTGGATGTTCCTATCGTGCCGGGCATCATGCCGATCACGAATTTCTCGCAGTTGATGCGTTTCTCGGAGATGTGCGGCGCGGAAGTGCCGAAGTGGATTGCACGCCGCCTGGAAAGCTTCGGCGACGATAAAGAATCCATCCGCGCTTTCGGACTGGATGTGGTGACGGGTTTGTGCGAACGGCTGGTGAAGGAAGGCGCGCCCGGGCTGCATTTTTATACGCTGAACGGCGCGGCTGCGAGCAAGACGATTTGGGAGCGGTTGAAGCTGCAGGGACGGTAG
- the ahcY gene encoding adenosylhomocysteinase, with protein MNAAVLDSKTNQDFLVADMSLAAWGRKELNIAETEMPGLMQTREEYKTQQPLKGARIAGSLHMTIQTGVLIETLTALGADVRWASCNIFSTQDHAAAAIAQGGVPVFAFKGESLDEYWEFSHRIFEWPNGEFANMILDDGGDATLLLILGSKAEKDRSVIAKPENEEEVALYKSIAAHLDVDPTWYSKRLVHIQGVTEETTTGVHRLYQMEKEGRLPFPAINVNDSVTKSKFDNLYGCRESLVDGIKRATDVMIAGKIAVVAGYGDVGKGCAQSLRGLGATVWVTEIDPICALQAAMEGYRVVTMEYAADKADIFVTATGNFHVIGHDHMKAMRNNAIVCNIGHFDSEIDVASTRQYTWENIKPQVDHIIFPDGKRVILLAEGRLVNLGCATGHPSFVMSASFTNQTIAQIELFVHGDKYENKVYVLPKHLDEKVARLHLGRIGAELTVLSDYQANYISVDKMGPFKPNHYRY; from the coding sequence ATGAACGCCGCAGTTCTCGATTCAAAAACCAACCAGGATTTCCTCGTCGCCGACATGTCTCTTGCTGCCTGGGGCCGCAAGGAACTGAACATCGCTGAAACGGAAATGCCCGGCCTCATGCAAACGCGTGAGGAGTACAAGACCCAACAGCCGCTGAAGGGCGCACGCATTGCCGGGTCGCTGCACATGACCATCCAGACGGGCGTGCTCATTGAAACGTTGACGGCTCTTGGCGCGGACGTGCGCTGGGCATCGTGCAACATCTTCTCGACGCAGGATCATGCTGCGGCCGCGATTGCCCAGGGCGGCGTGCCGGTGTTCGCATTCAAGGGCGAATCGCTCGACGAATACTGGGAATTCTCCCACCGCATCTTCGAATGGCCGAACGGCGAATTCGCCAACATGATCCTCGACGACGGCGGCGACGCCACGTTGCTGCTGATCCTCGGCTCGAAGGCCGAGAAGGACCGTTCGGTTATCGCCAAGCCGGAAAACGAAGAAGAAGTCGCGCTGTACAAGTCGATTGCGGCCCATCTCGACGTGGATCCGACGTGGTATTCCAAGCGCCTCGTGCACATTCAGGGCGTGACGGAAGAAACGACCACGGGCGTGCATCGTCTGTATCAGATGGAAAAGGAAGGGCGCCTGCCGTTCCCGGCCATCAATGTGAACGATTCGGTCACGAAGTCGAAGTTCGACAACCTGTACGGCTGCCGCGAATCGCTGGTCGACGGCATCAAGCGCGCAACCGACGTGATGATCGCGGGCAAGATCGCGGTCGTCGCAGGTTACGGCGATGTGGGCAAGGGCTGCGCGCAATCGCTGCGCGGTCTGGGCGCGACGGTGTGGGTCACGGAAATCGATCCGATCTGCGCGTTGCAGGCGGCAATGGAAGGGTATCGCGTGGTCACCATGGAATACGCGGCCGACAAAGCCGACATTTTCGTGACGGCGACGGGCAACTTCCACGTGATCGGCCACGACCACATGAAGGCGATGCGCAACAACGCGATCGTCTGCAATATCGGTCACTTCGACTCGGAAATCGACGTTGCTTCCACGCGCCAGTACACGTGGGAAAACATCAAGCCGCAAGTCGATCACATCATTTTCCCCGATGGCAAGCGCGTGATCCTGCTGGCCGAAGGGCGTCTGGTGAACCTGGGTTGTGCAACGGGCCACCCGTCGTTCGTGATGTCGGCATCGTTCACGAACCAGACGATCGCGCAGATCGAATTGTTCGTTCACGGCGACAAGTACGAAAACAAGGTCTATGTCTTGCCGAAGCACCTTGATGAAAAGGTCGCGCGTCTGCATCTGGGGCGTATCGGTGCTGAACTGACCGTGCTGTCCGATTATCAGGCGAACTACATCAGCGTGGACAAGATGGGTCCGTTCAAGCCGAATCACTATCGCTATTAA
- a CDS encoding phage holin family protein produces MSVLLTWLINALALLIITYLVPSIHIRSFGTALIVAIVLGLINTFLRPILVLLTLPVTILTLGLFILVVNALCFWLCASLLKGFEVSGFWSAFFGSILYSIVSWLLSALILGQRSFG; encoded by the coding sequence ATGTCCGTGTTGCTGACCTGGCTGATCAACGCGCTTGCGTTGTTGATCATCACTTACCTCGTGCCATCGATTCACATCCGCAGTTTCGGCACCGCGCTGATCGTGGCGATCGTGCTTGGACTGATCAATACATTCCTGCGTCCGATCCTGGTGCTGCTCACGTTGCCAGTAACCATTCTCACGCTCGGGCTTTTTATCCTGGTCGTGAATGCGCTGTGCTTCTGGCTGTGCGCTTCCTTGTTGAAGGGCTTCGAGGTATCGGGTTTCTGGTCGGCATTCTTCGGCTCGATTCTGTACAGCATCGTGTCCTGGCTGCTGTCCGCGCTGATTCTTGGTCAGCGCAGTTTCGGGTAA